A stretch of Kwoniella dendrophila CBS 6074 chromosome 2, complete sequence DNA encodes these proteins:
- a CDS encoding 6-phosphofructokinase, translating to MLSNKTIDSTLSDTASNPTHVAEQQSQAMTPIELDADQQQDSNGQNIQTKDLEGIPEGLLDKAEGVKIPTVNDGTRSPAARNKRQKNVAVLTSGGDSAGMNAAVRAVVRQSIARGCQAYIIREGWEGLVRGNTSEPTPAPTPKRTPSTSAVQSPNLQPTNLTNNKSVSFSSLPPSKQIELTEATNQLNSEAEAHLREEQNRVNFTDPSGVAPLSNAPLSFGFGELLKDGAGEGDLEEMAAHGLQSMVIADEEDEKGRSLKGRYIVRVGWDDVRGWLGEGGTLIGSSRCPSFRTREGRLAAAHNLIKYGIDCLAVCGGDGSLTGADKLRGEWGSLMDELLATGKIDDEQRETFRHLNIVGLVGSIDNDMSMTDLTIGAPTALHRICESIDSIASTASSHSRAFVIEVMGRHCGWLALLAGVAMGADFIFIPESPPETDDWETEMCNLLQSHRKVGKRKSIVIVAEGALDRNLKPIRPDYVKDILVERLGLDTRVTTLGHTQRGGRPCAFDRILPTLQGVQAVQALLEATPETPSYMIGIQENKITKVPLLEAVAQTQAVAKAIETQDFAKAMTYRDSEFREMLQAFQISSSLAVNDEAPKDKKLRIGIVHVGAPAGGMNAATRQAVRFCHNRGHTPVAIYNGFEGLLDDNVAELSWLRVDTWTTRGGSELGTNRTLPNADLGSVAAGFQRHALDALLVIGGFEAFHSVMILEENRSNYPSFQIPMVHLPATISNNVPMTDFSLGSDTSLNALVDACDAIRQSASASRNRVFVVETQGGMSGYLATMGALAVGAVLVYTPEEGISLKLLQEDVEFLTKRYSLDAKGKSEGRLVIKSEKSSSIYTTEVLTKIFKEEGKELFDARSASLGHTMQGGTPSPMDRTRAARLSLRCMQFLENHATPNSQSSHRGHHKKTNYSKETATMIAIRGSKIVYATMDEVLKHTDMKKRRGKDEWWSDIKRLAEIMGGRQGLVAST from the exons ATGTTATCCAATAAAACAATCgattcaacattatcagaTACAGCATCAAATCCAACACACGTAGCtgaacaacaatcacaagCTATGACACCGATTGAATTAGATGCTGATCAGCAACAAGATTCAAATGGACAAAATATCCAAACCAAAGATCTGGAAGGTATACCAGAAGGTTTATTggataaagctgaaggtgtaaaAATACCTACTGTAAATGATGGTACAAGAAGTCCTGCAGCAAGAAATAAAAGACAAAAGAATGTTGCAGTTTTAACTTCCGGTGGTGATTCCGCTGGTATGAATGCTGCTG TTCGAGCTGTAGTAAGACAATCTATCGCAAGAGGATGCCAAGCATATATCATTAGAGAAGGATGGGAAGGATTAGTTAGGGGAAATACAAGTGAacctacacctgcacctacacctaaaagaacaccatcaacatcagcagtacaatcaccaaatttacaaCCTACAAATTTGACAAACAATAAGAGtgtatcattttcatcattaccaccatcaaaacaaattgaattaaCTGAAGCtacaaatcaattaaattcagaagctgaagcacatttaagagaagaacaaaataGAGTAAACTTTACTGATCCAAGTGGTGTAGCACCTTTATCAAATGCTCCCTtatcatttggttttggtgaattattgaaagatggtgcaggtgaaggtgatttagaagaaatggcTGCTCACGGTTTACAATCTATGGTtattgctgatgaagaagatgaaaaaggtagatcatTAAAAGGTAGATATATCGTAAGAGTAGGTTGGGATGATGTAAGAGGTTGgttaggtgaaggtggtacTTTGATTGGTAGTTCAAGATGTCCTTCAT TCCGAACAAGAGAAGGTCGACTTGCAGCCGCCCACAACCTTATCAAATATGGTATCGATTGTTTAGCTGTttgtggtggtgatggtTCTTTGACCGGTGCAGACAAATTGAGAGGAGAATGGGGAAGTCTTATGGACGAGCTGCTCGCAACAG GCAAAATCGACGACGAACAAAGAGAAACTTTCAGACATTTGAACATCGTCGGTCTTGTAGGATCTATCGA TAACGATATGTCGATGACCGATCTCACTATCGGTGCACCAACAGCTTTACATCGAATTTGTGAATCTATCGATTCTATCGCTTCAACTGCATCATCACATTCAAGAGCTTTCGTTATTGAAGTTATGGGTAGACATTGTGGTTGGTTAGCATTACTTGCAGGTGTAGCAATGGGAGCAgattttatttttattcCTGAATCACCACCAGAAACAGATGATTGGGAAACTGAAATGTGTAATTTACTTCAATCACATAGAAAAGTTGGTAAAAGAAAGTCAATCGTTATTGTTGCTGAAGGTGCTTTAGATAGAAATCTGAAACCTATTAGACCTGATTATGTTAAAGATATCTTAGTGgaaagattaggtttagatacTAGAGTTACTACTTTAGGTCATACTCAAAGAGGAGGTAGACCGTGTGCTTTCGACAGAATTTTG CCTACTCTTCAAGGTGTCCAAGCGGTTCAAGCCCTTCTTGAAGCTACCCCCGAAACTCCTTCATATATGATTGGTATTCAAGAGAACAAGATTACCAAAGTCCCTCTTCTTGAAGCTGTAGCACAA ACTCAAGCAGTAGCCAAAGCTATTGAAACTCAAGACTTCGCTAAAGCAATGACATACCGAGACTCCGAGTTTAGAGAAATGTTACAAGCTTTCCAAATCAGTTCCTCCCTTGCCGTCAATGATGAAGCACCAAAGGACAAAAAGCTCAGAATTGGTATTGTCCACGTTGGTGCGCCAGCTGGTGGTATGAATGCAGCTACTAGACAAGCTGTACGATTCTGTCACAATAGAGGTCATACACCTGTAGCTATTtataatggatttgaaggtttattagatgacAATGTAGCTGAACTTTCATGGTTGAGAGTAGACACATGGACAACAAGAGGTGGATCTGAATTAGGTACAAATAGAACATTGCCAAACGCTGATCTTGGTAGTGTCGCTGCTGGATTCCAAAGACACGCTTTAGATGCTTTATTAGTCATTGGTGGATTTGAAGCTTTCCACTCAGTTATGATTTTAGAAGAAAACAGATCAAATTACCCAAGTTTCCAAATTCCAATGGTTCATTTACCCGCAACTATCTCAAACAATGTTCCAATGACAGATTTCTCTTTGGGAAGTGATACTTCCCTTAATGCTTTAGTAGACGCTTGTGATGCTATCAGACAATCTGCTTCAGCAAGTAGAAATAGAGTTTTCGTAGTTGAAACTCAAGGTGGTATGAGTGGTTATTTAGCTACTATGGGTGCTTTAGCT GTTGGTGCTGTACTTGTATATActcctgaagaaggtatttcaCTTAAATTGTTAcaagaagatgtagaattCTTGACAAAGAGATACTCTTTAGATGCTAAGGGTAAGAGTGAAGGTCGATTGGTAATCAA ATCCGAAAAATCATCTAGTATTTACACTACAGAAGTATTAACCAAAATatttaaagaagaaggtaaagaattatttgatgctagatcagcttcattagGTCATACAATGCAAGGTGGTACACCATCACCTATGGATAGAACAAGAGCAGCAAGATTATCTCTAAGATGTATGCAATTTTTAGAAAATCATGCTACACCAAATTCTCAATCATCTCATCGAGGTCATcataaaaaaacaaattattCAAAAGAAACTGCAACTATGATTGCTATTCGTGGATCAAAGATTGTTTATGCAACAATGGATGAAGTTCTAAAACATACTGAtatgaaaaaaagaagaggtaaagacGAATGGTGGTCTGATATTaaaagattagctgaaattaTGGGTGGTAGACAAGGTTTAGTAGCTTCGACCTAA
- a CDS encoding 26S protease regulatory subunit 8, which yields MAVATQKMPKTPTTVPGGSIKTYYQNKIEAAELDITKKTQNLRRLEAQRNALNTRVRLLREELQVLQEPGSYVGEVVKVMGKKKVLVKVQPEGKYVVDFSPDIPISSLTPNIRVALRADSYLLHSILPNKIDPLVSLMMVEKVPDSTYEMVGGLDKQIKEIKEVIELPVKHPELFESLGIAQPKGVLLYGPPGTGKTLLARAVAHHTDCRFIRVSGSELVQKYIGEGSRMVRELFVMAREHAPSIIFMDEIDSIGSSRGGEGGGGGDSEVQRTMMELLNQLDGFEPTKNIKVIMATNRIDILDSALLRPGRIDRKIEFPPPNPEARITILKIHSRKMSLQRGINFRSLAEKMGHCSGAEVRGICTEAGMYALRERRQYVGQEDFEMAVAKVLKKNAESNMSVNKLFS from the exons ATGGCCGTCGCAACTCAAAAGATGCCAAAGACACCCACAACGGTACCAGGAGGAAGTATAAAG ACATATTACCAGAACAAAATCGAAGCTGCTGAGTTGGATATTACGAAGAAAACACAAAATTTGAGACGTCTTGAAGCTCAACGAAATGCATTAAACACTAGGG TTCGTCTACTTCGTGAGGAATTACAAGTCTTACAAGAACCAGGAAGTTatgttggtgaagttgttAAGGTGAtgggaaagaaaaaggtcTTAGTGAAAGTTCAGCCTGAGGGGAAATATG TGGTCGACTTCTCACCTGATATTCCAATCTCATCATTAACACCCAATATACGAGTAGCTTTAAGAGCCGATTCATACTTATTACATTCTATATTACCTAATAAAATTGATCCTTTagtttctttgatgatggttgaaAAAGTACCTGATTCAACATATGAAATGGTTGGTGGATtagataaacaaattaaagaaattaaagaagtTATTGAATTACCTGTTAAACATCCagaattatttgaatctttaggtatagcACAACCTAAAGGTGTTTTGTTATATGGACCaccaggtacaggtaaaacttTATTAGCTAGAGCTGTTGCACATCATACAGATTGTAGATTTATTAGAGTATCAGGATCAGAATTAGTTCAAAAATATATTGGTGAAGGTTCAAGAATGGTTAGAGAATTATTCGTAATGGCAAGAGAACATGCTCCATCAATTATTTTCatggatgaaattgattcaatAGGTTCTTCtagaggtggtgaaggtggtggtggtggtgattcAGAAGTTCAAAGAACAATGATGGAATtgttaaatcaattggatGGTTTCGAACCTACTAAAAACATTAAA GTCATCATGGCTACCAATCGAATAGATATACTTGATTCTGCTTTACTTCGACCAGGTCGTATCGATAGAAAAATCGAATTCCCTCCCCCTAATCCTGAAGCTAGAATAACCATTCTAAAAATCCATTCTAGAAAG ATGTCGTTACAACGTGGTATCAACTTCCgatctttagctgaaaagatGGGTCATTGCTCGGGTGCTGAAGTTAGAGGTATATGTACTGAAGCTG gtATGTACGCTttaagagaaagaagacaatATGTCGGTCAAGAAGATTTCGAAATGGCTGTCGCcaaggtattgaagaagaacgCTGAGAGTAATATGAGTGTCAACAAGCTCTTCAGTTAA